The following proteins are encoded in a genomic region of Hypanus sabinus isolate sHypSab1 unplaced genomic scaffold, sHypSab1.hap1 scaffold_162, whole genome shotgun sequence:
- the LOC132387186 gene encoding sialic acid-binding Ig-like lectin 12 produces the protein MFMATCGSLVVLLLTLPEVSTQVSVMMQQNVSTVGGACAEIDCSFRVPDFPSFPSRLRAQWVTTSSRNTRLEAVFDYNFSSRTSDRRSSIDRADFWGKPEKGDCSLRINDARKSDEGSYIFTVDIYTTSPITTHRTGSSQSFLTVWEKPRISVGEGLIAGQRARLICSIPDSCSGDRLELKWIVSDNVVPAQDRKAEGEVVSEGPGARMQRSALTFTPSPAHHRESLGCAVLAKGVQKAKETITMDVQQLPEKPTVNRSVVAMEGSSLSLNCRSWETNPVTLRWVRNGEDIGASSTGELAVLLRDVTSVDEGEYWCSAGNDVGVSNSSTSVSVQYRPKTEMACTSAGTVTNCVCKVRANPPANVSWSIDGEALAELRSEDVVVARETDGNVIQSSMKLTRAERMGNVISCSAGNTHGYRASEYPLRSEGTDARTIYSTAGGVGAGLVILIVVLRTIAVCRKQRRKAAAVSELSVVYSTVTPSINFVGVAQESRGVGDSQPTQRDEIVYADINFQK, from the exons TTTCTACACAAGTGTCGGTGATGATGCAGCAAAACGTTTCGACGGTAGGGGGAGCTTGTGCCGAGATCGATTGTTCCTTTCGCGTTCCCGACTTTCCCAGCTTTCCCAGCAGACTGCGGGCACAGTGGGTGACGACCAGCTCTAGAAATACCCGGCTTGAAGCCGTCTTTGACTATAATTTCAGTAGTCGCACGTCTGACCGTCGCAGCTCGATCGACCGAGCGGATTTCTGGGGCAAACCTGAAAAGGGAGACTGTTCTCTGCGAATAAATGATGCCAGGAAGAGTGACGAGGGTTCATATATATTCACAGTAGATATCTACACCACCTCCCCCATTACGACCCATCGCACCGGAAGCTCACAATCCTTTCTCACAGTTTGGG AAAAACCCCGGATCTCGGTTGGTGAGGGTCTGATCGCCGGACAAAGGGCGCGTTTGATCTGCTCCATTCCTGACAGCTGTTCCGGAGACAGACTGGAATTAAAGTGGATTGTTTCAGATAACGTGGTTCCGGCGCAGGACAGGAAAGCGGAAGGGGAGGTTGTCAGTGAAGGTCCTGGCGCTCGGATGCAAAGGTCGGCGCTCACATTCACTCCCTCACCCGCTCATCACCGGGAATCCCTGGGATGCGCTGTTTTAGCGAAGGGCGTCCAAAAAGCCAAGGAAACTATCACCATGGACGTTCAAC aACTTCCTGAGAAACCGACCGTCAATCGGTCAGTGGTCGCGATGGAGGGCAGCTCCCTCTCACTGAATTGCAGAAGCTGGGAGACAAATCCCGTCACCTTACGTTGGGTGAGGAATGGAGAGGACATCGGCGCATCTTCCACCGGAGAACTGGCAGTGCTTCTCCGTGACGTTACATCAGTAGATGAGGGGGAATACTGGTGTTCGGCTGGAAACGACGTGGGCGTCTCCAACAGCTCCACCAGCGTCTCCGTTCAGT ACAGACCCAAAACTGAAATGGCGTGCACCAGCGCTGGGACCGTGACTAACTGTGTTTGCAAGGTCAGAGCCAATCCTCCGGCCAACGTTTCATGGAGCATCGATGGGGAAGCCCTGGCGGAGCTCAGGTCGGAGGATGTGGTCGTGGCCCGGGAGACGGACGGGAACGTGATACAGAGCTCGATGAAGCTGACCCGTGCGGAAAGAATGGGAAATGTGATTTCATGTTCTGCAGGGAATACCCACGGTTACCGCGCCTCCGAATACCCACTCCGTTCTGAGG GAACAGACGCCCGGACGATCTACTCGACAGCAGGCGGGGTGGGAGCCGGCCTTGTCATTCTGATTGTCGTCCTGCGGACAATTGCAGTGTGCCG GAAGCAACGACGAAAAGCTGCTGCTGTTTCCGAGCTTTCTGTCGTCTACAGTACTGTGACGCCTTCAATAAATTTCGTG GGAGTCGCCCAGGAATCTCGTGGCGTTGGCGACTCGCAGCCGACTCAAAGAGACGAGATCGTCTATGCTGATATCAACTTCCAGAAATGA